TCAGGGGAGAAGAACCGGGGTAAGATATGTTGCTTATTTTGAATCTttgagacagagaaataaactGAAGAGAACGACTTTGACATAGTGAGATACATCCTGTAAAACTGTTAAAGTTCTTTATTGTAATCTGTGTTAAAGCCCGCTCGAGAATGAAATACCAGCCTCTCCTGCACACAGCAATGCTTCCATGCAAAGTGACCAGTCCAAGGATGACCCTCTCAACTTCAGGGGAGGAGAACCGGGGTAAGATATGTTGCTTATTTTGAATCTttgagacagagaaataaactGAAGAGAACGACTTTGACATAGTGAGAAACATCCTGTAAATTCCATTTTGGGACTTAACAATaatgttaaagatgttaaaatTGTTAAAGTTCTTTATTGTAATCTGTGTTAAAGCCCGCTCGAGGATAAAAGACCAGCCTCTCCTGCACACAGCTATGTTTCCAAGCAAAGTGACCAGTCCAAGGATGACCCTCTCAACTTCAGGGGAGGAGAACCGGGGTAAGATATGTTGCTTATTTTGAATctttgagacagagagaaataaactgAAGAGAACAACTTTAAAATAGTGAGATACATCCTGTAAATTCCATTTTGGGGCTTAACAATaatgttaaagatgttaaaatTGTTAAAGTTCTTTATTGTAATCTGTGTTAAAGTTCTTGAGCACAAAAGATCAGTCTCTCTTCTTTGTTGGATGTTTGATCCAGAGATATTCAGAGACAACATTAGAAACTAAATTTGAAGAGAATGACTAGGTTAATATTTCAGATATTAAAGTTGTTAGTTTGTTATTGTGAAATCACCAAAATAATCTGTGTTTAAGGCCACTTGAGCACAAAAGACCCGTCTCTCCTGCACCCAGCAACATGGCATAGGATGATACAACGTGTGTATATTGTTAGTGCtataacataaaacaattgAGTAACAATAtgagaaaaatgacaaaatagtgCAGTGAAGCCTGAGGGATACATTTCACCTCAAACATAATTAGCATATTCATCTTTGTCACAATAAATGTATCTTTCTGTATTGACACAAACATGTCTCGACTGTGCCAGCAGTGCTTCCACGGAAACTGCCAGCGATGGACACGACCGAAGCGAAGGTACTTAAACAAGGAGCAGCACAGAAACTGAATTAAcgttacaataaatacagtttcacaaattaattcaaattaaacacaaaacattgcAAACTCATGCTTACAATTCTTTGGCATTATATTGTGTAGGAGTGTAAAATGAATTGCAATTACAGCATTCTGCtttctctgtattttctttataaattCTTTAGACATCAAACAGGAACTCAGCGCAGACCTGAAGAAGAGAATCCTCAATCAGTATAAAGAGAAACTGAAAGGACATGAAACTGACACACAACTCTTCAATGTAACAGATGGCAAAAACAAGGACGCTAAAGAAAAGGCCTCTGGTGCATTATTTGATAAAGCGCGAACGGTGCTAATGGAGGGAGTGGCTGGTGTtggtaaaacatttcaaacaaattTGTTCATGGTCGACTGggcaaaaacaaaatggaaaaaaaatgttgattttatgGTCTCATTTCATTTCTCCAAGCTGAATTCAAGGAAAGAAGTTCAAAGCCTGAAAGCTCTGCTTGATCTTTCCCTCAATGACGATAAATGCAGAGATTACAAGTATGAGAATTGTAAAGTTGCTTTTGTCCTTGACGGCTTGGAAGAATGTAAACTTCCTCTGGATTTTGCAAAGAACGAGGAACTGACTGATATGGAAGAGGCAGCCTCGATGGATGTGCTGCTAACAAACCTCATCAAGGGGAAGTTGCTTCCCACTGCTTGTCTTTTGATCACCTCTCAACCTTCAGGAGTCGAGAAGATTCCTCCTGAATATAttcagaaaaagacagaatgtcGAGGTATAAAACTATGATACTAAAACAATAACGTAGCTCATACTCTGTATTGTGTGATCTGCATCATGTCTCGTTCTTTTTGTtatggaaaatatttttaacattggtttctttaaaatgtttttcaggtAGTACTTGCTCACTGTGTTGTACTATAAATAATTTTAGCTGGTTATGCTCAAAACAATTAGTTTAATGATACTTAAAGACTTAAACTAGTTCATGCGGCTTCTGTCCTTCAtaataactttgttttgtttattattcagAGACAGAGAAGCGACGTCAGAAGCTGGCGTCAGCCCTGAGAAGAAGATTTCTCAATGAAACCACTCAACCTGAAGACCCAAACCATCCTAACCAGATAAACACAGAACACATCatgagagaggacagaagtGCTGAAGTCAATGATGAAGAGAAAAATGAACAAACTCAGGCAAAATCAGTGACACCAGTGAATGCCATAGCTGACATCTTCAAGGATAAACAAGGAAAAAAGATCAGAACTGTGCTGACTACTGGAGAAGCTGGAATTGGAAAATCCTTCCTTGTGCAGAAATTCATTAAAGAGTGGGCTAATAAGGACAATAGCTCACTTTCTGCTTGGTTTAataagaaaaggaagaaagtcCGGGCTAAAGATGAAGACATTATATTTCGACTAAATTTCTCTGAGCTTAGTttgataaaagagaaaaaaatcagttttatgGAACTTCTTAATCAGTTCTTCGAGGAAACTAAGGAATGTGTGGTCTCTAACTTTGAACAGTTcaaagttttctttgttttggatGGATTGCATGCTTATCAACCTCCTCTTGACTTTGACAACAAGGACTCTTTGACTGATGTCAGAGAGCGAGCTTCAGTGGATGTGCTCCTGACAAACCTCATCAGAGGAACACTGTTTccttctgctctgctctggATAACCTCCCGACAGAATATGCCCGATGCATGTGTCGACAGGACGACAGAAATACGATGTAAGTTTATGGGTGCGGATGAGGCTATCAAGGGAAGCTGTATAAATAAGGGCGTAATCAAACCCGAGCAAATCCATGTTTAAAGTACTTAGTTCAATCAAAATCAAACAGTGGGCATGAAGTAGCAAAAATGCTCGTAACTACCATGGTCCGAGTCATTTTAATAATGAGTATCTGCTGAGTCCGATacttatttacataaatgttgaCTGAAATGTATCTGACACAGTGAAATAACATAGACAACTATAGACAATTGTATCTGAAACACCTTATTGTTTCTATTGGAGGTCCTGGTTCAAAGTTATAAAGTTTTTCAGCTCAAATTATTGGGAGAATGCGACTCCTGAAATTGATGTGACCCGATCTGCTCGAGAGAAAAAGAATAACCTGAATACAAAATACTCGTGATTGTGCGGCGGAATGGAGCTTCTTCCATCACAACCAATCTTTGACAAGTACAGACACCGGCTTGCAGAGAGCACCTAACCAGACAATCGACATGCTTAATATCGTCCTGTTACCAAGTTTTCTCATTGAATTACcgttaattagttaattaatgccactgatatttgttattttcacaGGTCAGAGACAGCCTGCGCTGACTAGAAATGAAAAGCTGCTATCTTAATGCGTGTGTGGCGCGGGggtgcgtgcgtggcgcggattctatttagttcctctcctttcctccattctgtaggtgtgtgcgcacgtgtgtgtgcgccaGGTGCGAacccccgcccttcgcaaaacggagcgaaggagagaatgtgaatgcgtagacagtacaaactgaaacgtgcacataaattagatcaatagtataagcatttagtttatttaataaaagagacctgtcaatgtgaaaagtgagttgtgaaaagaaaaaagaaacacaccttgaatttcaggggagGGGATATTATGTAGCTTTATTAGTTAAgttaagaagaaaaacaaatccattACATAATCATTCAATTGCCGTCAGTCTACAAAGGAAACACCTGAACAGAATCAAATATACTGTTTTTTGTCCTAAATATACAGCCATAAAAACAGACCAGCAGGATAAGGGGGACAAATCAAACTCTGGTTCAGACTCAAACATACAAATCACCAACTGTCATAATGCTGATATTCAGCATCTTCTTAGGCAGACTCTTTCATGTTTTAAGCCTCTCTCATAGTTGGCCAGGGTTTACCTaaacaaatccaaatccaaaattCAACTTAATTGTTGATGCTATGGTTTGGAATTGATAAAGTGCATTATGATtgtatttctattatttaatCACAACTATTGTCTAATTTCTGTCCACAGTaactaaaaacaatattttcctaCAGGTAAGCCTGATGTTGCAAGTCAACAGAATCTCAAATCTCAGTTGAAGGAGCAATTCACCCATGTGCCTCAGGGGATCGATATGCAGAAAACCTCTGCTCTTCTGAATGAGATCTACACAGATCTCTACAtcatcgagggacagaggggagAGGTCAATGTTCAGAATGAGATCAGACATGTTCAAGACGCAAAGTTCAAACCAGTGGGACAAGAGACCTCGattaaatatcaaaacatcctTCTGGATGCATCTGGAGAAAAGAAACTCATAAGAACTGTGCTGACGATCGGATTGGCAGGCATTGGAAAGACGTTTGCTACAAAGAAGTACATGCTGGACTGGGCTGAGAGTAAAGCCGACGGGGgcatattttatatgtttccACTTTCTTTCCGGGAGCTGAATTTGAGAAAAGACCAAGAGCACAGCTTAGAGGAACTCATATTTCAGTTTTGTCCGGGAATGAAGACATCAGAAATAAAAGACTTTGATAAGTACAGCATTCTGATTGTCCTGGATGGTCTTGATGAGTGTCGCCTTGATCTTGACTTCAAGAAAGATGACAAATGGACAGATGTGAGTAAACCAACCTCAATGAATGTTCTGCTGACAAACCTCATCCAAGGAAATCTGCTTTCTAAAGCTCAAATCTGGATCACAACCCGACCTGCATCAGCCAACCGTATCCCCGCTGATAAAGTTGACCGGGTTACAGAGGTGCGAGGATTTAATGACgagcagaaggaggagtactTCCGGAGGAGATTCAGCAATAAAGATTTGGCTGAGAAAATCTTGTCGCATGTCAAGAAATCAAGGAGCCTTTACATCATGTGTCACATTCCTGTCTTCTGTTGGATCACAGCAAATGTTCTGGAAGACTTTGttagagaaacagaaaaacaaggagACGAAGAGAGAATGAAGACAAACGAAGAAGGGAGGATGCCAAAGACTCTGactgatatgtatatatacttcCTTGTGTTACAATGCAGACAGGCTAATGTGAAGTATCTTGAAGGTGAGACAGCTGAGAATTCTGAGACAGATTCATGCTGGAATGCAAGGAACAAGGAAACAATCATGTTTCTGGGGAAACTGGCTTTTGACGGTCTACGGAACGGAAACCTTCTCTTCACTGAAGAAGATTTGAGAGAGTATGAGGTTGACATCGAGAAAACTGTAGTCTTCTCTGGATTATTCACTCAGGTTACCCGAGAAGTCTGTGGTCTGTACCAACagaaaatgttctgctttgtCCATCTGAGCATTCAAGAGTTCCTGGCAGCTTTTTATGTCTTTCACACATTCAATAACACAGGTGAAAATCTGTTCTCCAACTCTCCAACAGTTGGAGAGTTGCCTGCAGAATTCTACAAGGCAGCAATAGACAAGGCTTTAGACAGCAAAGATGGGGAGTGGGATCTGTTTCTCCGCTTCCTGCTAGGCCTTTCTCTGGAGACTAATCAGAATCTACTGCAAGAGCTGCTGATGAAGACAGACAACAACACCAAGGAGACCAATCAGGAAACAATTGGGTACATCAAAGGAAAGATTAGGAATGAGAACAGTGATGCAGATAAAAAATGCAATCTTTTCTACTGTCTCAATGAGCTGAATGATCACTCTCTTGTGGAAGAAATGAAAAAGTATCTCCGATCAGGAACAGTCACATTTGAAAACTTCTCTGCCTCCCAGTGGTCAGCTCTGACTTTTGTGCTGCTGACATCAGATGAGAAGCTTGATGTGTTTGATCTGAAAAAGTACCTGAAATCAGAGACGGTTCTTCTAGGAATGTTGCCGGTGGTCAAAGTCTCCCAAGTTGCTTTGTAAGTACTTTCAAATGCTCTTACAcatatgattttgttttcttgctATACACTACACCCAAAgtatatctatttatttcatGACTGAATCATGTTTACCATTTCCATGAGGGTCCCAATTGGGCTAACAGTGAGCTATAATATGTCCTGTTTGAGCAATTTGAAATGAGACCAGTAAAAATCTGCTTTATTTAGGCCCCTTGTTTCTCTGCTGATGTTGGTAAGGTAGGAAAGGTTGGGCCCATGTTCTATCAATACATAGTGAAATGTTCTATACGTTCGGTGAGCCTTTCAATGGAAGCCCAGTCCTTAAGGATGACTGCGTAGAATCTGTTCTTGTGACTGTCCTTCCGGGTCCTCTACTTCAAGCAGCTCAGAGTTCAAGTTGTTTTAAGACAGCGTGAGCAGCATGCGAATAAAATATATCTCCATAGTAAAGAACACGCATGATGGTTGACAATTTCAATTTCGGTATCATTAAACATATGGATGGCAGGTAGATGCAAACTGAAATGACAGGTTTTATTCTCAAGAACCTTTGTTCTTGTCAACATACAGCACAAGTTTTAGACTATGCAGAGATGTCTGAGGAACGGTAAAGGAAGACTGTAATCGTGATATGGTTTGAGTTGAATAGGAGCCAACTGTATTCAAGACTGTGTCATCCGTATAAGTTTATGTGGGAGTGATaacattatttttgtaaaatgtaaaggtCCCAGCACAGATCCTTGTGGTACCCCACTATTTATCCCAAAGGAGGTTGTTTTGAGACCGTCAGTGCTGTTTGCCTGTGTTCCGTCAGAAAATATGCAGGAAACCAATTCTCAGGAAAAACATCCAAACCAAGACAGTGTAGTTTAAGTAAAATGCAGAGTCAACAGTATCACAAGCTTTTTCAGTGAATGTATTATTCAATTTAATACAACTGCCGTGGCAGTAATTGTACTATGTTGTGGTCTAACATCTGACCTCTGTGGCCGGATAGTACTGTTACATTCTAGATAAACACGTATTTGCCTGTTAACCAGAGTTTCAAGGATCTTTTAAAGGGGACAGATTTTAGATATTGGGTGATAATTGTTCATGTTATCAATGGATCCACCTGTGTGCAGTGGGATGACCTCAGATGCCTTCCATAAGGCTGGTGTCTTACCAGTAATTAGTGTAATTTAAGTAGCTATAAAAAAGAAGGAAGCTTCATGACAAATAGAGTTTTGAAAAGTATTACTGTGATATAGGATGTCTTATCGGGAGAGCATCATGGTTTCTTTGATGTCTAAATACTTACCAATAGTGGAGCATGCCTATATGTGCTTACAtatgttttcacaggctgagttGGTGTGAGCTCTCTGAGGAATCCTGCAGAGGTCTGTCGTCCTCAGTCCTCAGCTCCCCATCCTGTAATCTCAAAGAGCTGGACCTGAGTCATAACGACCTGCAGGATTCAGGAGTGCAGATGCTTGCTGATGGCCTACAGAGTCCATACTGTAAACTGGATATTCTCAAGTAAGTAAACACTACTGTACATTTGTACACCCACTAACTGTCATTAACAGGATTGGAAGGTTGTGTAGGTTTAGTAATAGTTATTCCAAAAAAGGTCCATTGAGCAGTGCAGCAAAGTTTATGATAAAGTAAATGTATGTCTTCAGAGCACAGAATAAAGACTCCAAATAAGGAAAGTAAGGAAAACATCCAATATAAGAGGAACTCTTTGTAATTTTGTCAAAGTTAAACATTGACACTCTtctaatgtcattttttttaacagtctGAAAACCTGTACATAGTTcagctctctctgtgttgttgtctGAACCACCCGCAGCGCCTTGACTCACCCACTGAGCTGCCTCTTCTGGTGACGGTCAACCTGTGATGGTCTCAGGATCATGGGAAATGGTTGTTCGTTGAAGATcacttaaaataattaataacaaggatattattatattagagCTCATATATCCTTACCAAGACCATAGCCAGGATAAGGCTAATACCGAAAATATctatgtgcttataaatgtgcccaataataacttaaaatatatatatacattcgTTTAAAATCATTGCTTGTGTACAAAGGTAGAATAAACACAgttaattaaagaataaaaaaatattatcataatgttttattaagacATTTATATGTTTGATTGGATGAAAAATGtctgttaaaatattaaaataaaaaataaagagaacgaaaaagaaaagatgaaattACCTTTCTAAATCATTAAATCTGGAATTAAAGGTTCTCAGTTcgacattcagtgcagaaaatgaagtcacactccctctgtgtgtgtgttgtaatgcgagcttctctgtgctttgtttacataGGCCGTAggtgcatgttagtgcatgtgtGGCTAGCTAATGGCCGCCGCTCTGCACTGCGATCATACGGTGGCTACCGGTGATAACGCTGTCCCAGCTACACTCTGGTCCCCCCTCATGTTTCTCAACATTTCtaaccaaaaagaaaaacatgattaCCACgaagagaaacattttttattaaaaatgtattaatttggtgtgtgtgtgtgtgtgtgtgtgtgtgtgtgtggtctgttcTGGTCTACAGGCTGTCAGGTTGTCAGGTGACAGAGAACGGCTGCAAATTCCTGGCCTCAGCTCTGATGTCCAAAACTACCTCCTCGCTGAAACAACTGGATCTGAGTTACAATCACCCAGGAGCCAATGGGATGAGGTTGCTCTCTGATATAGCTGCGGATCCAAATAGGAGCCTGAAGACACTCTGGTACGTTAAGATGTCGTGTACATTTATAGTGATATAGCTGGTTCTTCTAGTTATGATAAGACTACATTTACACAAAGGCAAAATCTGAACTAAATCTTTTATCTTATTAGCTAGCAGGCTAGTTACCAAAACACTCAAGAATCATCTTGGTGTTCAAGGGGAACACCATTTAAATTAAGAGATTCAGATATGTTATTTCAATGGCCTAGGAAAGTTCAGtcaatatttgtgaacatgagCTACTCTCTCTCGAAGCCAGAAACCAGAAAAGCAAGTCTCAAACTTGTTCAGGTATAAagtctgcagctgctccatAGACGATGAATATTTAATAGCTTTATTCTTTTGTAGTGTTGTCAGtttagaaacagaaaatgtacccGTCTACTCGGATCATTCCCCGGGGGGGTATTCTCAGTGTAATCATTGTCTGTAGAGCAGACATTAtcacacatttgagtttttGCATTTGGGAGAGAGTTTTTCATGTTAACTTATACCTTTGGGTTGTCTTTGAAAATAGGAATGttatttatgatttttgaaaatgtatctttatcTTCTTGTGACCCCTCGTCACAGGTTGTAAATGTCGCTCGGAGGTGGACTGTTCCACTAAAGACAcgttttttaatgtaattgaaATAATCTTAGGggctttaaaatgtacaatttattacatttttcattcagtagacgctcttatccagagtgacttacagtgaactaactacagacacagtccCCCTgcagcaactcagggttaagtaccttgctcaggggtacaatggtggcagccctgatATTTACTAAAATTTACTAAAAGGCTTTTCAAAGTATTGTATTGAAGATAGAAATTTCTGTTTGTGACAACGATATCATGATTGTTGCAGTTTGGACCACTGTGGAGCGCATCGGATAAAACCAGGGCTGAAGAAGTGTaagtctttattattatttttatattatttatatatattatcacttCAGAGTCTTAGAGTTAAGGGTAAGCAAATGCCTGATAAACTTGAAATAAATGTCCGataatatgtttttgtcacctaaCTCAACAAATAGTACAGGTTCTGATAAAGTATGCACTTTTACCGTATGCCATTTGTTACATGCTGATTATATTCTTCAAATAGGTCCAAATTTCGTATCAAAACCCCAAATCAATTcatgtttacttttctttagATTTGATCTTGAATTGCTGATGTGtgaatttaatccaaacaacatgtaaatattttatagTATTTCAACTGCACCAAAAACGCTAAATTGTGAgttctttgttttcctttcagaTGGTTCAGATCTGAAGCTGGATGAAAACACAGCAAGCAAGAGGCTTGTCCTGTATGACGGGAACAGGAGAGTAAAAACTGTAGAGCTGGTGATGGAGAAAGTGCAACGACCTGAAAACCAGGACAGGTTTatgaggtctcaggtgatttCTGAGGAGGGCCTGAAAGGCCTTTGCTATTGGGAGGTGGAGTGGGAAGGGAAGGTGGGCATCGCAGTGGCATATGAATCAGTGGGGAGAGGATGGGACGGAAGTGGTGGCCTAGGATGCAACGAGAAGTCCTGGAGTCTGCTCTGCTCGAGGGCTAAGTACATTATCATGCATGGCAACAAAGTTATTGAGTTAAACAAAGTGCCCGTTTATAAGAAAATAGCAATATTTCTAAACTGGGAAGCTGGCACTCTGACCTATTATGGTGTCGCATCAGAAAAGCTGAGCCTCATACACACCTTCAAGGCCAAATTCACAGAACCCCTCTTCCCATGCTTCTGGTTTAAGAAGGGCTCTGTGACTTTGTGTAAGATGGACTGAACCCCTCTGAGATGGGGAAAGTGTGTTGTAGTGATCACTGGATGCTCCACTCGATATTTCAATAGATTAGCAAAAGCTTACCTGCATCATTTCAATATCTAAATGTGAAATACTAAGTCAATATATTCACACTGTGAAGGAAGAAAtagagcaaaaataaatcccatgtTGTTAAGTTAAAGAtgtgagtaaaaaaaacaattacagatttttgtgtaaatacatattttaccCGTTTCTCATTTGTTGTCCAATTGTCACATTTAGACCAATTAACTGCTCTTACAATTTGTTCCAATTTTTTCCAATTACAATGTATTTCTTGTTAGTAAATGTGGGTTGTACTGTAATAAAAATGGAAAGTGTCATAGAGCAACTGTCTTTATGCTAACTCACAGTCTGTTAGTGGAAAACAACTCCACTACTTCCATGATGTTatcactttttttgtttgatcCAGAGCACGGATGTGCCATTCATGTTGTAACATGTCAAtgtaacaacaataaatacaacttattttattaaaactaaactgacctgtggatctgtgtgtgtaaatatatatatatatatatatatatatatatatatatatatatgtatatatatatatatatgtatatgtgtgtgtgtgtatatatatatatatatatcactatatatatatatatatatatatatatatatatatatatatatatatatatagagagagagagagagagatagatatagaataggagagagagatcaagagagagagaggataagagagagagagaggacaaagagagagatagagatatatacacatagggaatagatatatacacacacaagctatagatatacacacagatagatatagatagatatagatagatatatatatatatacaacatatatatatatagatatatatatatatatatatatatatatatatataatatatatatattatatataatatacacatatatatatatatatatatgtgtgtgtgtatatatatatatatgtgtgtatatatatatatatatatatatgtgtgtatatatatatatatatatatatatatatatatatacacaatatatatatatatacacacacatatatatatatgtatgtatgtatgtatgtatgtatatatatatatgtgtatatatatttatatatatatatatatgtgtatatatatttatatatatatatatatatatatatatatgtatatgtgtatatgtatatatgtatataatgtatattatatgtatgtatatatgtgtatatgtatatatgtatataatgtatattatatgtgtatatgtatataatgtatattatatgtatgtatgtatgcatctTACTTTTGTAAATATCTATTACTCCttgtctattttattttttcgtTAAATTTAATTTCCTAGTGTGTTATTCATAACGTTCCGTGTGCGCAGCGTGAAGAACTTTGCACCTTCctgtattttatattaacaataaaCCTTAAACCAGAAGAACTTAAAGAACagtttcaaatgtttcacaCATCCATATGGACTCTGAAACAACGTTTGCTTGATGTAACAGTCCCTTGTGTTCACACTGATTAAAAGATTCATTCTAAGATGCTTCCAATGTCAGCGATGAGGGCAAAATCCAAGTTCTTAAATCAAGTGGGCACCTTCCACAGTTAGTGTTGCAACAgaacagtgtgtttgtgctgagtTGCGGTGGAGGGAAAGGAACAAAAAGTTGATTTGTCTAACTCAGACAGGTGAAGCCTCGTATTACCTTCAGATACACTTTGAGGTCAATTGCACAGAACGAAGACTGGATTTTCCCCACAATCTCTTCCATTGGAAGCACATCGGGAAGGGGTCTCCTGATGGCCGGTATGAACAGGAGGAGTCATTACAGCAATTAAAAACTGTTAAAATGTACATATAGAGACGTGAATATTGCTTCAAGACGGATGGTAACGTAACCTTTAAGGTGGCGTTATGTTTGAAAAGATAGATCGTATGAAGTGTCTGTCCTGGAAGGAAAGTAGAGTAGCGAGACGGGATGAATCCTTCATTATGAATCTTTTTTATGAATATGGTAATAACTGC
This window of the Cottoperca gobio chromosome 7, fCotGob3.1, whole genome shotgun sequence genome carries:
- the LOC115011403 gene encoding uncharacterized protein LOC115011403 isoform X5, translated to MSQEQAEATSTDHPNERPASPAHSYVSMQSDQSKDDPLNFRGGEPGPLEDKRPAFPAHSYVSMQSDQSKDDPLNFRGEEPGPLENEIPASPAHSNASMQSDQSKDDPLNFRGGEPGPLEDKRPASPAHSYVSKQSDQSKDDPLNFRGGEPGASTETASDGHDRSEDIKQELSADLKKRILNQYKEKLKGHETDTQLFNVTDGKNKDAKEKASGALFDKARTVLMEGVAGVGKTFQTNLFMVDWAKTKWKKNVDFMVSFHFSKLNSRKEVQSLKALLDLSLNDDKCRDYKYENCKVAFVLDGLEECKLPLDFAKNEELTDMEEAASMDVLLTNLIKGKLLPTACLLITSQPSGVEKIPPEYIQKKTECRETEKRRQKLASALRRRFLNETTQPEDPNHPNQINTEHIMREDRSAEVNDEEKNEQTQAKSVTPVNAIADIFKDKQGKKIRTVLTTGEAGIGKSFLVQKFIKEWANKDNSSLSAWFNKKRKKVRAKDEDIIFRLNFSELSLIKEKKISFMELLNQFFEETKECVVSNFEQFKVFFVLDGLHAYQPPLDFDNKDSLTDVRERASVDVLLTNLIRGTLFPSALLWITSRQNMPDACVDRTTEIRCKPDVASQQNLKSQLKEQFTHVPQGIDMQKTSALLNEIYTDLYIIEGQRGEVNVQNEIRHVQDAKFKPVGQETSIKYQNILLDASGEKKLIRTVLTIGLAGIGKTFATKKYMLDWAESKADGGIFYMFPLSFRELNLRKDQEHSLEELIFQFCPGMKTSEIKDFDKYSILIVLDGLDECRLDLDFKKDDKWTDVSKPTSMNVLLTNLIQGNLLSKAQIWITTRPASANRIPADKVDRVTEVRGFNDEQKEEYFRRRFSNKDLAEKILSHVKKSRSLYIMCHIPVFCWITANVLEDFVRETEKQGDEERMKTNEEGRMPKTLTDMYIYFLVLQCRQANVKYLEGETAENSETDSCWNARNKETIMFLGKLAFDGLRNGNLLFTEEDLREYEVDIEKTVVFSGLFTQVTREVCGLYQQKMFCFVHLSIQEFLAAFYVFHTFNNTGENLFSNSPTVGELPAEFYKAAIDKALDSKDGEWDLFLRFLLGLSLETNQNLLQELLMKTDNNTKETNQETIGYIKGKIRNENSDADKKCNLFYCLNELNDHSLVEEMKKYLRSGTVTFENFSASQWSALTFVLLTSDEKLDVFDLKKYLKSETVLLGMLPVVKVSQVALLSWCELSEESCRGLSSSVLSSPSCNLKELDLSHNDLQDSGVQMLADGLQSPYCKLDILKLSGCQVTENGCKFLASALMSKTTSSLKQLDLSYNHPGANGMRLLSDIAADPNRSLKTLCLDHCGAHRIKPGLKKYGSDLKLDENTASKRLVLYDGNRRVKTVELVMEKVQRPENQDRFMRSQVISEEGLKGLCYWEVEWEGKVGIAVAYESVGRGWDGSGGLGCNEKSWSLLCSRAKYIIMHGNKVIELNKVPVYKKIAIFLNWEAGTLTYYGVASEKLSLIHTFKAKFTEPLFPCFWFKKGSVTLCKMD
- the LOC115011403 gene encoding uncharacterized protein LOC115011403 isoform X3 codes for the protein MSQEQAEATSTDHPNERPASPAHSYVSMQSDQSKDDPLNFRGGEPGPLEHKRPVSPAPSNASMQSDQSKDDPLNFRGGEPGPLEDKRPAFPAHSYVSMQSDQSKDDPLNFRGEEPGNASMQSDQSKDDPLNFRGGEPGPLEDKRPASPAHSYVSKQSDQSKDDPLNFRGGEPGASTETASDGHDRSEDIKQELSADLKKRILNQYKEKLKGHETDTQLFNVTDGKNKDAKEKASGALFDKARTVLMEGVAGVGKTFQTNLFMVDWAKTKWKKNVDFMVSFHFSKLNSRKEVQSLKALLDLSLNDDKCRDYKYENCKVAFVLDGLEECKLPLDFAKNEELTDMEEAASMDVLLTNLIKGKLLPTACLLITSQPSGVEKIPPEYIQKKTECRETEKRRQKLASALRRRFLNETTQPEDPNHPNQINTEHIMREDRSAEVNDEEKNEQTQAKSVTPVNAIADIFKDKQGKKIRTVLTTGEAGIGKSFLVQKFIKEWANKDNSSLSAWFNKKRKKVRAKDEDIIFRLNFSELSLIKEKKISFMELLNQFFEETKECVVSNFEQFKVFFVLDGLHAYQPPLDFDNKDSLTDVRERASVDVLLTNLIRGTLFPSALLWITSRQNMPDACVDRTTEIRCKPDVASQQNLKSQLKEQFTHVPQGIDMQKTSALLNEIYTDLYIIEGQRGEVNVQNEIRHVQDAKFKPVGQETSIKYQNILLDASGEKKLIRTVLTIGLAGIGKTFATKKYMLDWAESKADGGIFYMFPLSFRELNLRKDQEHSLEELIFQFCPGMKTSEIKDFDKYSILIVLDGLDECRLDLDFKKDDKWTDVSKPTSMNVLLTNLIQGNLLSKAQIWITTRPASANRIPADKVDRVTEVRGFNDEQKEEYFRRRFSNKDLAEKILSHVKKSRSLYIMCHIPVFCWITANVLEDFVRETEKQGDEERMKTNEEGRMPKTLTDMYIYFLVLQCRQANVKYLEGETAENSETDSCWNARNKETIMFLGKLAFDGLRNGNLLFTEEDLREYEVDIEKTVVFSGLFTQVTREVCGLYQQKMFCFVHLSIQEFLAAFYVFHTFNNTGENLFSNSPTVGELPAEFYKAAIDKALDSKDGEWDLFLRFLLGLSLETNQNLLQELLMKTDNNTKETNQETIGYIKGKIRNENSDADKKCNLFYCLNELNDHSLVEEMKKYLRSGTVTFENFSASQWSALTFVLLTSDEKLDVFDLKKYLKSETVLLGMLPVVKVSQVALLSWCELSEESCRGLSSSVLSSPSCNLKELDLSHNDLQDSGVQMLADGLQSPYCKLDILKLSGCQVTENGCKFLASALMSKTTSSLKQLDLSYNHPGANGMRLLSDIAADPNRSLKTLCLDHCGAHRIKPGLKKYGSDLKLDENTASKRLVLYDGNRRVKTVELVMEKVQRPENQDRFMRSQVISEEGLKGLCYWEVEWEGKVGIAVAYESVGRGWDGSGGLGCNEKSWSLLCSRAKYIIMHGNKVIELNKVPVYKKIAIFLNWEAGTLTYYGVASEKLSLIHTFKAKFTEPLFPCFWFKKGSVTLCKMD